In Sphaerodactylus townsendi isolate TG3544 linkage group LG13, MPM_Stown_v2.3, whole genome shotgun sequence, one DNA window encodes the following:
- the CABP1 gene encoding calcium-binding protein 1 isoform X3, which produces MGNCVKSPLRNLSKKKIHHDEKTSYKAVQTSEEGPSGCEYQGPLMVLAQNCAVMHNLLGPACIFLRKGFAENRQPDRELRPEEIEELREAFKEFDKDRDGYINCRDLGNCMRTMGYMPTEMELIELSQQINMNLGGHVDFDDFVELMGPKLLAETADMIGVKELRDAFREFDTNGDGEISTTELREAMKKLLGQQVGHRDIEDIIRDVDLNGDGRVDFEEFVRMMSR; this is translated from the exons ATGGGCAACTGTGTGAAGTCTCCACTGAGAAACCTCTCGAAAAAG AAGATCCACCATGATGAGAAGACAAGCTATAAGGCTGTCCAGACGAGTGAGGAGGGGCCGTCGGGCTGCGAGTACCAGGGCCCACTCATGGTGCTGGCCCAGAACTGCGCCGTGATGCACAACCTGCTGGGGCCAGCATGCATCTTCCTGAGGAAGGGCTTCGCAGAAAACAGGCAGCCA GACAGAGAGCTGCGTCCAGAAGAAATAGAAG AGTTGAGGGAAGCCTTCAAGGAATTTGACAAAGACAGAGATGGCTACATCAACTGCCGGGACTTGGGGAACTGTATGCGGACCATGGGTTACATGCCTACTGAAATGGAGCTTATAGAATTGTCCCAACAGATCAACATGAATT TGGGTGGCCATGTAGATTTTGATGACTTTGTGGAGCTGATGGGACCAAAGCTTCTGGCAGAGACAGCAGACATGATTGGGGTCAAGGAATTACGAGATGCTTTCAGAGAG ttTGACACCAATGGGGATGGTGAGATCAGCACCACTGAACTACGAGAAGCTATGAAGAAGTTGCTTGGGCAGCAGGTGGGACACCGGGATATAGAGGACATAATACGGGATGTAGACCTGAATGGAGATGGGCGAGTGGATTTCGAAG
- the CABP1 gene encoding calcium-binding protein 1 isoform X4, whose product MGNCVKSPLRNLSKKIHHDEKTSYKAVQTSEEGPSGCEYQGPLMVLAQNCAVMHNLLGPACIFLRKGFAENRQPDRELRPEEIEELREAFKEFDKDRDGYINCRDLGNCMRTMGYMPTEMELIELSQQINMNLGGHVDFDDFVELMGPKLLAETADMIGVKELRDAFREFDTNGDGEISTTELREAMKKLLGQQVGHRDIEDIIRDVDLNGDGRVDFEEFVRMMSR is encoded by the exons ATGGGCAACTGTGTGAAGTCTCCACTGAGAAACCTCTCGAAAAAG ATCCACCATGATGAGAAGACAAGCTATAAGGCTGTCCAGACGAGTGAGGAGGGGCCGTCGGGCTGCGAGTACCAGGGCCCACTCATGGTGCTGGCCCAGAACTGCGCCGTGATGCACAACCTGCTGGGGCCAGCATGCATCTTCCTGAGGAAGGGCTTCGCAGAAAACAGGCAGCCA GACAGAGAGCTGCGTCCAGAAGAAATAGAAG AGTTGAGGGAAGCCTTCAAGGAATTTGACAAAGACAGAGATGGCTACATCAACTGCCGGGACTTGGGGAACTGTATGCGGACCATGGGTTACATGCCTACTGAAATGGAGCTTATAGAATTGTCCCAACAGATCAACATGAATT TGGGTGGCCATGTAGATTTTGATGACTTTGTGGAGCTGATGGGACCAAAGCTTCTGGCAGAGACAGCAGACATGATTGGGGTCAAGGAATTACGAGATGCTTTCAGAGAG ttTGACACCAATGGGGATGGTGAGATCAGCACCACTGAACTACGAGAAGCTATGAAGAAGTTGCTTGGGCAGCAGGTGGGACACCGGGATATAGAGGACATAATACGGGATGTAGACCTGAATGGAGATGGGCGAGTGGATTTCGAAG